From Cannabis sativa cultivar Pink pepper isolate KNU-18-1 chromosome 8, ASM2916894v1, whole genome shotgun sequence, a single genomic window includes:
- the LOC115700232 gene encoding uncharacterized protein LOC115700232: MKNFIWKVFNNWIPAKTVLKKRGIELNTICDWCKSQHEDIYHALWGCPSVQGLWEQLGFSQLMPTTVLAADDFLWWLWKHMEKEELLRFIGFSWLIWQRRNNFVFQQKHPADHLWLSWAVDFIAYQLGQQQQLPLLVHNKSTVSWQPPPSDFHLINTDASLKLGHLGCGLSAIIRNSAGDLVVAEVKYIHGCMTVPMAEAAAIHLGVQLAVRWSINKAWVGSDCITLILAAANNSFPPTDWGQLMKDTINGKNHFKELNFIFYPRVCNKVANSLARWSLMTQKSITMTKMLPSCAAALLIADVPSVA; encoded by the coding sequence ATGAAAAACTTCATTTGGAAAGTTTTCAACAATTGGATTCCTGCAAAAACAGTGTTGAAAAAAAGAGGAATTGAGTTAAATACCATTTGTGATTGGTGTAAAAGTCAACATGAAGATATCTATCATGCTCTATGGGGGTGTCCTAGTGTTCAAGGCCTTTGGGAACAACTAGGATTTTCTCAACTTATGCCTACAACGGTGTTAGCTGCTGATGACTTTCTCTGGTGGCTGTGGAAGCATATGGAAAAGGAAGAGCTTCTTCGGTTTATTGGTTTCTCTTGGTTGATTTGGCAGCGACGCAACAACTTTGTTTTTCAACAAAAACACCCCGCGGACCATCTGTGGCTATCATGGGCTGTGGATTTTATTGCTTATCAGCTTGGACAACAGCAGCAACTCCCTCTTCTTGTTCACAATAAGTCGACTGTTTCATGGCAGCCCCCCCCTTCTGATTTTCATCTAATTAATACTGATGCTTCTCTTAAATTGGGTCATTTGGGGTGCGGGCTAAGTGCAATTATTAGAAACTCAGCTGGTGATTTGGTGGTGGCTGAAGTTAAGTACATCCACGGCTGTATGACTGTTCCTATGGCTGAAGCTGCTGCAATTCATTTGGGAGTTCAGCTTGCTGTTCGTTGGTCTATCAACAAAGCTTGGGTTGGTTCTGATTGCATCACTCTTATTCTAGCTGCTGCCAATAATTCATTTCCTCCTACTGATTGGGGGCAGCTTATGAAGGATACCATCAATGGGAAGAACCATTTCAAGGAgctgaattttattttttatcctaGAGTTTGTAATAAAGTTGCTAATAGTTTAGCTAGGTGGAGTCTAATGACTCAAAAGTCGATTACAATGACTAAGATGTTACCTTCTTGTGCTGCTGCTTTATTAATAGCAGATGTGCCTAGTGTTGCTTAG